The Pan troglodytes isolate AG18354 chromosome 17, NHGRI_mPanTro3-v2.0_pri, whole genome shotgun sequence genome includes a region encoding these proteins:
- the LOC742418 gene encoding bolA-like protein 2, with protein sequence MPASLPLCFDAISKSKKAYVREVAPVRAQSSVAGVRAGVLSPLGCRPSWTTARELSANYLQEKLQRDLEAEHVEVEDTTFNRCACSFRVLVVSAKFEGKPLLQRHQLVNACLAEELPHIHAFEQKTLTPEQWAREQQK encoded by the coding sequence atgccagcatccCTACCCTTGTGCTTTGATGCCATCAGTAAGTCAAAGAAAGCTTACGTCAGGGAAGTGGCTCCTGTAAGGGCGCAAAGCAGCGTGGCAGGGGTCCGAGCTGGGGTTCTGTCTCCGCTGGGCTGCCGCCCCAGCTGGACTACCGCCAGGGAACTCAGCGCCAATTACCTCCAGGAGAAGCTGCAGCGGGACCTGGAGGCGGAGCATGTGGAGGTGGAGGACACGACCTTCAACCGTTGCGCCTGTAGCTTCCGAGTCCTGGTGGTGTCAGCCAAGTTCGAGGGGAAGCCGCTGCTTCAGAGACACCAGCTGGTGAATGCGTGCCTAGCAGAAGAGCTCCCACACATCCATGCCTTTGAACAGAAAACCCTGACCCCAGAGCAGTGGGCCCGTGAGCAGCAGAAATGA